In one window of Mus pahari chromosome 3, PAHARI_EIJ_v1.1, whole genome shotgun sequence DNA:
- the LOC110318977 gene encoding olfactory receptor 1N1, whose translation MENQSSVSEFFLQGISGFPEQQQLLYGLFLCMYLVTLTGNVLIILAIGSDPHLHTPMYFFLANLSFADMGLISSTVTKMLFNVQTQCHTISYTGCLTQMYFFLMFGDLDSFLLAVMAYDRYVAICHPLHYSTIMSARVCALMLALCWVLTNIVALTHTLLMARLSFCVVGEIAHFFCDITPVLKLSCSDTHVNELMVFALGGTVLMVPFVCIVISYIHIVFAILKVRTPGGGTKAFSTCSSHLCVVCVFYGTLFSAYLCPPSVVSTEKDIAAAAMYTVVTPMLNPFIYSLRNKDMKGALKRLLCQRKFSST comes from the coding sequence ATGGAAAACCAGTCCAGTGTCTCTGAATTTTTTCTACAAGGAATATCAGGGTTTCCAGAGCAACAACAGCTACTCTATGGACtttttctatgtatgtatcttgTCACCTTGACTGGGAATGTGCTCATTATCTTGGCCATTGGATCTGATCCACACCTTCACACTCCTATGTACTTCTTCTTGGCCAACTTGTCCTTTGCTGACATGGGTTTAATATCATCTACAGTGACCAAGATGTTGTTTAATGTTCAGACTCAGTGCCATACCATTTCCTATACTGGTTGTCTCACACAGATGTATTTCTTTCTGATGTTTGGTGATCTGGACAGCTTCCTCCTGGctgtgatggcctatgaccgctatgtggccatctgtcacCCTCTCCACTATTCCACAATCATGAGTGCTCGAGTCTGTGCCCTGAtgcttgccctgtgctgggttcTCACCAACATAGTTGCCCTGACTCACACTCTCCTCATGGCTCGACTGTCCTTCTGTGTTGTTGGGGAAATAGCTCACTTTTTCTGTGACATTACTCCTGTCCTGAAGCTCTCATGCTCTGACACTCATGTCAATGAACTTATGGTTTTTGCCTTAGGAGGTACAGTACTCATGGTCCCTTTTGTATGCATTGTTATCTCATACATCCACATTGTTTTTGCCATCCTGAAGGTTCGAACCCCTGGTGGAGGTACAAAGGCTTTTTCTACTTGTAGTTCCCACCTCTGTGTGGTCTGTGTTTTCTATGGAACACTCTTCAGTGCCTACTTGTGCCCTCCCTCTGTAGTCTCTACAGAAAAGGATATTGCAGCTGCTGCGATGTATACAGTGGTGACTCCTATGTTGAACCCCTTCATCTATAGCCTTAGAAACAAGGATATGAAAGGGGCCCTAAAGAGGCTTCTCTGTCAAAGGAAATTTTCATCTACTTAA